From Agromyces sp. SYSU T00194, a single genomic window includes:
- a CDS encoding DUF4097 family beta strand repeat-containing protein — translation MARRGNTRAKRMLLGGAVAALAVFGLAGCGVVAEFVGPPQSFTDDTTITEAVTAIDIDHPAGSITVQSVRGATDISLERTVRYRGVDRDIGETHEVDGSTLVLHGCGRNCSVDYVLQVPEGLDVEGETSNGAIALSGVADAQVSTSNGRIDLEGVTGTVDVDTSNGRIVGSDLTGDGIVASTSNGAIELELGTAQDVTATTSNGPIELRVPDGPYRVETDTSNGRVDVDIATDPNGEFTLDLQTSNGSIQVTGS, via the coding sequence ATGGCACGCAGGGGGAACACGCGAGCGAAGCGGATGCTGCTGGGGGGCGCCGTCGCCGCACTGGCCGTGTTCGGACTCGCCGGCTGCGGCGTCGTGGCTGAGTTCGTCGGGCCGCCGCAGTCGTTCACCGACGACACGACGATCACCGAGGCGGTGACGGCGATCGACATCGACCACCCGGCCGGGAGCATCACGGTGCAGTCCGTCAGGGGTGCGACCGACATCTCGCTCGAGCGCACCGTGCGCTACCGGGGCGTCGACCGCGACATCGGCGAGACGCACGAGGTCGACGGCAGCACGCTCGTGCTCCACGGCTGCGGGCGCAACTGCAGCGTCGACTACGTGCTCCAGGTTCCCGAGGGGCTCGACGTCGAGGGCGAGACGTCGAACGGGGCGATCGCGCTCTCCGGCGTCGCCGACGCGCAGGTGTCGACCTCGAATGGGCGCATCGACCTCGAGGGCGTGACGGGCACGGTCGACGTGGACACCTCGAACGGTCGCATCGTCGGCAGCGACCTCACCGGCGACGGCATCGTGGCGAGCACGTCGAACGGCGCGATCGAGCTCGAGCTCGGCACCGCCCAGGACGTCACCGCGACCACCTCCAACGGCCCGATCGAGCTGCGTGTGCCCGACGGGCCGTACCGCGTCGAGACCGACACCTCGAACGGCCGGGTGGACGTCGACATCGCCACCGACCCGAACGGCGAGTTCACGCTCGACCTGCAGACGTCCAACGGGTCGATCCAGGTCACCGGCTCCTGA
- a CDS encoding ClpP family protease, which translates to MTDDTAPAAPHPLDAELTSRLFHERVIVLGDALDQQGGNRLCAQLLALSADDPRRDITFWINSPGGSVPAMLAIHDVIRAIPNDVATIAMGIAASAGQFLLSAGTPGKRAALAHARILMHQGSAGIGGTAMDIELQADDLRYTRDTVLGLIARHTGQPLERIAHDSRRDRWFTADEARAYGFVDRIVTDAAELHPAATQRELVGMRA; encoded by the coding sequence ATGACCGACGACACCGCACCCGCCGCACCGCATCCGCTCGACGCCGAACTCACCTCGCGCCTCTTCCACGAACGCGTCATCGTGCTCGGCGACGCGCTCGACCAGCAGGGCGGCAACCGCCTCTGCGCGCAGCTGCTCGCGCTGTCGGCCGACGACCCGAGACGCGACATCACCTTCTGGATCAACTCCCCCGGCGGCTCCGTGCCCGCGATGCTCGCGATCCACGACGTGATCCGCGCGATCCCGAACGACGTGGCGACCATCGCGATGGGCATCGCGGCGAGCGCCGGCCAGTTCCTCCTCTCCGCGGGCACGCCCGGCAAGCGGGCCGCGCTCGCGCACGCACGCATCCTCATGCACCAGGGCTCGGCCGGCATCGGCGGCACCGCCATGGACATCGAGCTGCAGGCCGACGACCTGCGGTACACGCGCGACACCGTGCTCGGGCTCATCGCCCGGCACACCGGGCAGCCGCTCGAGCGCATCGCGCACGACTCGCGCCGCGACCGCTGGTTCACCGCCGACGAGGCGCGCGCCTACGGCTTCGTCGACCGCATCGTGACGGATGCGGCCGAGCTGCACCCCGCAGCCACGCAGCGCGAGCTCGTGGGGATGCGCGCATGA
- a CDS encoding helix-turn-helix domain-containing protein — protein sequence MGDVVDFGTGRRMPAGAPPPLWRDVVGEFLRHERLAQERILTEVARRAGVSPQYLSEVERGRKEPSSEVLEAVAGALGLDLAGVVHAVGERLAGERRTVDLTAVTDAPGGTGLAPASAPAQPVLLAA from the coding sequence ATGGGCGACGTGGTGGACTTCGGGACGGGACGACGGATGCCGGCGGGCGCGCCTCCGCCGCTGTGGCGCGACGTGGTGGGCGAGTTCCTGCGGCACGAGCGGCTCGCGCAGGAGCGCATCCTCACCGAGGTGGCCCGCCGCGCGGGCGTCTCGCCGCAGTACCTGTCCGAGGTCGAGCGCGGGCGCAAGGAGCCGTCCTCCGAGGTGCTGGAGGCCGTCGCGGGTGCGCTCGGACTCGACCTGGCGGGCGTGGTGCACGCGGTGGGCGAACGGCTGGCCGGCGAGCGGCGCACGGTCGACCTCACCGCGGTGACGGATGCCCCTGGCGGAACCGGCTTGGCACCCGCATCCGCCCCCGCCCAGCCCGTGCTGCTCGCCGCCTGA
- a CDS encoding EI24 domain-containing protein produces the protein MIGDLLAGAGDLLRGFAFWRRRPGAMALGLVPAAIVALVVLAALVALGATVGDLVTWITPFADAWDAGWAIALRVAVGAALFGATILLAAVTFTALTLTVGDPFYERIWRAVETEEGGAVPEEGPGFWRAAATGAALVGFGVLNAGLVLLIGFVPVVGSVTAAVLGVVLSGRLLARELTGRAFDARGLRAAERRRMLRGHGARMLGFGVATQLLFLLPGGAVLTMPAAVAGSTLLARRVLDGSEASARP, from the coding sequence GTGATCGGCGACCTGCTCGCCGGGGCGGGCGACCTGCTGCGCGGCTTCGCGTTCTGGCGGAGGCGCCCCGGGGCGATGGCGCTCGGCCTCGTGCCCGCGGCGATCGTCGCGCTCGTGGTGCTCGCGGCCCTCGTCGCCCTCGGCGCGACGGTCGGCGACCTCGTGACCTGGATCACCCCGTTCGCCGACGCGTGGGACGCCGGCTGGGCGATCGCGCTGCGCGTCGCCGTGGGCGCGGCACTGTTCGGCGCGACGATCCTGCTCGCCGCCGTGACGTTCACGGCGCTCACGCTCACGGTGGGCGATCCGTTCTACGAGCGCATCTGGCGCGCGGTCGAGACGGAGGAGGGCGGCGCGGTGCCCGAGGAGGGGCCGGGGTTCTGGCGCGCCGCTGCGACGGGCGCGGCGCTCGTGGGGTTCGGCGTGCTCAACGCGGGTCTCGTGCTGCTCATCGGGTTCGTGCCCGTGGTCGGCTCGGTGACGGCGGCCGTGCTCGGCGTCGTGCTGTCGGGCCGGCTGCTCGCGCGCGAGCTCACCGGACGGGCCTTCGACGCCCGGGGCCTCCGGGCCGCCGAGCGGCGACGGATGCTCCGCGGCCACGGCGCCCGCATGCTCGGCTTCGGCGTGGCCACGCAGCTGCTGTTCCTGCTGCCGGGCGGCGCGGTGCTGACGATGCCGGCGGCGGTCGCCGGGTCGACGCTGCTCGCCCGGCGGGTGCTCGACGGCTCGGAGGCATCCGCCCGCCCCTGA
- a CDS encoding zinc-binding dehydrogenase, which translates to MPITRAALIHEIGGGFVPAELEVDEPIGREVLVDVAAAGLCHTDLTMAHADVGIPLPAVFGHEVAGVVTAVGPDARGVAVGDHVVGCLVQHCGTCDRCRSGRATLCRTPGATLRGPDERPRLSRDGSPVHQMVGIGGFAERVLVDERQLVVVSRELPFAQAALLGCGVLTGVGAVRNAAGVRPGDAVAVIGAGTVGLSAIAAAAAAGAERIIAVDLALEKLDAARAFGATHVVDSSATDAVAAVRAATGGGADAVFDVVGVASTAEQGLAMTAPGGGLYLVGVMDPTARISPRLFGLITAQRRIQGVYMGAADPRRDIPEIARMARSGALDLGALVSAEVGLDAIDEGYRMLRDPSVVRVVVGFG; encoded by the coding sequence ATGCCCATCACCCGTGCCGCACTGATCCACGAGATCGGTGGCGGGTTCGTGCCGGCCGAGCTCGAGGTGGACGAGCCGATCGGGCGCGAGGTGCTGGTCGACGTGGCGGCCGCGGGGCTCTGCCACACCGACCTCACGATGGCGCATGCCGATGTCGGCATACCGCTGCCCGCGGTGTTCGGGCACGAGGTCGCCGGGGTCGTCACCGCCGTGGGGCCGGACGCCCGCGGCGTGGCGGTCGGCGACCACGTCGTCGGCTGCCTGGTGCAGCACTGCGGCACCTGCGATCGCTGCCGCTCGGGGCGCGCGACGCTGTGCCGCACCCCGGGGGCGACGCTGCGCGGGCCCGACGAGCGGCCGCGACTGTCGCGCGACGGGTCGCCCGTGCACCAGATGGTCGGCATCGGCGGCTTCGCCGAGCGCGTGCTCGTCGACGAACGGCAGCTCGTGGTGGTGTCCCGCGAGCTGCCGTTCGCGCAGGCGGCGCTGCTCGGCTGCGGCGTGCTCACCGGCGTCGGCGCGGTGCGGAACGCCGCGGGTGTGCGCCCCGGCGACGCCGTCGCCGTCATCGGCGCGGGCACGGTCGGGTTGAGCGCGATCGCGGCTGCCGCGGCGGCAGGGGCGGAGCGGATCATCGCGGTCGACCTCGCGCTGGAGAAGCTCGACGCCGCGCGCGCGTTCGGTGCGACCCACGTGGTCGACTCCTCGGCGACCGACGCGGTGGCCGCGGTGCGCGCCGCGACCGGCGGCGGGGCCGACGCGGTCTTCGACGTGGTCGGCGTCGCGTCGACCGCCGAGCAGGGACTCGCCATGACCGCGCCGGGCGGCGGCCTGTACCTCGTCGGCGTCATGGACCCGACCGCCCGCATCTCACCGCGGCTGTTCGGCCTCATCACGGCGCAGCGCCGCATCCAGGGCGTGTACATGGGCGCGGCCGACCCGCGGCGCGACATCCCCGAGATCGCGCGGATGGCGCGCTCGGGCGCCCTCGACCTGGGCGCGCTCGTGAGCGCCGAGGTGGGCCTCGACGCCATCGACGAGGGGTACCGAATGCTGCGCGACCCGTCGGTCGTGCGCGTCGTCGTCGGGTTCGGCTGA
- a CDS encoding ATP-dependent DNA ligase — MLLEELVTTAATVAATRSRLAKVDALADLLGRLAPDEVAPAIGLLLGAPRQGRLGVGWRGFSAQHVAPAAAATLTVADVDARLDRLAAVAGSGSGAARAAELGDLLAHATAAEQDFLGRALLGEIRTGALAGVVTDAIARAADLPGDLVRRAAMLSGDLGGTARLALAGEPGAVAAVGLEVGRPVQPMLAATAASVAEAVGTLGEASVEYKLDGARIQVHRAGDDVRIFTRTLADITHRVPEVVEVVRRMPVRDVILDGETLALSDDGRPRPFQETMSRFGAEGARDAMLHPWFFDVLHVDGRDLLDEPLSVRLAELARITGPHRMPGEVTADPIAAEQVSRDALAAGHEGVVVKAIDSAYAAGRRGSSWIKVKPVHTYDLVVLGCEWGSGRREGWLSNLHLGARDPEGEFGEPGGFVMVGKTFKGLTDELLRWQTERFPEIEVRRTARTVFVEPVTVVEIAIDGVQRSSRYPGGVALRFARVKRYRDDKAADEADTIQALRGLLRG; from the coding sequence GTGCTGCTCGAGGAGCTCGTCACCACGGCCGCGACCGTCGCCGCGACCCGGTCGCGGCTGGCCAAGGTCGACGCGCTCGCCGACCTGCTCGGCCGGCTCGCACCCGACGAGGTCGCGCCCGCGATCGGCCTCCTGCTCGGGGCCCCGCGCCAGGGCCGGCTCGGCGTGGGCTGGCGCGGGTTCAGCGCGCAGCACGTCGCCCCGGCCGCCGCCGCGACCCTCACGGTCGCCGACGTCGACGCGCGGCTCGACCGCCTCGCCGCGGTCGCGGGTTCGGGCTCGGGCGCCGCGCGGGCCGCCGAGCTCGGCGACCTGCTCGCCCACGCGACCGCGGCCGAGCAGGACTTCCTCGGCCGCGCGCTCCTCGGCGAGATCCGCACGGGTGCCCTCGCCGGCGTCGTGACCGACGCGATCGCGCGGGCGGCCGACCTCCCCGGCGACCTCGTGCGCCGCGCCGCGATGCTGTCGGGCGACCTCGGCGGGACCGCGCGTCTCGCGCTCGCGGGCGAGCCGGGCGCGGTCGCCGCCGTCGGGCTCGAGGTCGGCCGCCCGGTGCAGCCCATGCTGGCGGCCACCGCGGCATCCGTCGCCGAGGCGGTCGGGACGCTCGGCGAGGCATCCGTCGAGTACAAGCTGGACGGCGCGCGCATCCAGGTGCACCGCGCCGGCGACGACGTGCGCATCTTCACCCGCACCCTCGCCGACATCACGCACCGGGTGCCCGAGGTCGTCGAGGTGGTGCGGCGGATGCCGGTGCGCGACGTGATCCTCGACGGCGAGACGCTCGCCCTCTCCGACGACGGCCGGCCGCGCCCGTTCCAGGAGACGATGTCGCGGTTCGGCGCCGAGGGCGCGCGCGACGCGATGCTGCATCCGTGGTTCTTCGACGTGCTGCACGTCGACGGGCGCGACCTGCTCGACGAGCCGCTGTCGGTGCGCCTCGCCGAGCTCGCCCGCATCACCGGCCCGCACCGCATGCCGGGCGAGGTCACGGCCGACCCGATCGCGGCCGAGCAGGTCTCGCGCGACGCGCTCGCCGCGGGGCACGAGGGCGTCGTCGTCAAGGCGATCGACTCGGCGTACGCCGCGGGCCGGCGGGGGTCGAGCTGGATCAAGGTGAAGCCCGTGCACACGTACGACCTGGTGGTGCTGGGCTGCGAGTGGGGGTCGGGCCGGCGCGAGGGCTGGCTGTCGAACCTGCACCTCGGCGCGCGCGACCCCGAGGGCGAGTTCGGCGAACCGGGCGGGTTCGTGATGGTGGGCAAGACGTTCAAGGGCCTCACCGACGAGCTGCTGCGCTGGCAGACCGAACGGTTCCCCGAGATCGAGGTGCGGCGCACGGCGCGCACCGTGTTCGTCGAGCCGGTCACGGTGGTCGAGATCGCGATCGACGGGGTGCAGCGGTCGAGCCGGTACCCGGGCGGGGTCGCGCTGCGGTTCGCGCGCGTGAAGCGCTACCGCGACGACAAGGCGGCCGACGAGGCGGACACGATCCAGGCGCTGCGCGGGCTGCTGCGGGGCTGA
- a CDS encoding DUF1905 domain-containing protein: MDLSFRGDLWYWRGPAPFHFVTVPRDEAEAIREVAPAVTYGWGMIPATVRVGASEWATALWPKDGGYIVPIKKWVQEAERLDIDDVVAVRLRIDA; encoded by the coding sequence ATGGACCTCTCGTTCCGGGGCGACCTCTGGTACTGGCGCGGACCCGCGCCGTTCCACTTCGTGACGGTGCCGCGCGACGAGGCCGAGGCGATCCGCGAGGTCGCGCCGGCGGTCACGTACGGCTGGGGCATGATCCCGGCGACGGTGCGGGTCGGCGCCAGCGAGTGGGCCACCGCGCTCTGGCCGAAGGATGGCGGCTACATCGTGCCGATCAAGAAGTGGGTGCAGGAGGCCGAGCGCCTCGACATCGACGACGTCGTCGCGGTGCGGCTGCGCATCGACGCCTGA
- a CDS encoding endonuclease/exonuclease/phosphatase family protein, with product MSVHHRKSTVAAAIGLAVAGAVAIAPAATAAPDAAGDHGRGGPHAESLRIATFNASLNRFNQGDLVAGLEAGDAQAAVIAEIIQRANPDVLLLNEFDYVDGDVAIDLFRSDYLEVGQNGAAPVEYPYAFVAPSNTGIPSGFDLNNDGFVGGGDDAFGFGFFPGQYGMAVLSKYPIATDDIRTFQHFLWADMPGALLPDDPATDAPADWFTPEELDVVRLSSKSHWDVPIEIGNETVHVLASHPTPPTFDGPEDRNGRRNHDEIRFWADYVTPGANAYVYDDAGTTGGLNPSEPFVILGDQNADPFDGDSTDDAIDQLLGNPRIVDPMPTSEGAVEAALLQGGANLAHTGDPATDTADFNDNPAPGNLRADYVLPSRKLVVDDAGVFWPVSSDPLSALTGTFPFPSSDHRLVWVDLTVRG from the coding sequence ATGTCCGTCCACCACCGGAAGTCCACCGTCGCCGCTGCGATCGGCCTCGCCGTCGCCGGCGCCGTGGCGATCGCACCCGCCGCGACCGCGGCGCCCGACGCCGCCGGCGACCACGGCCGCGGCGGCCCGCACGCCGAGTCGCTGCGCATCGCGACGTTCAACGCGTCGCTCAACCGGTTCAACCAGGGCGACCTCGTCGCCGGGCTCGAGGCGGGCGACGCGCAGGCCGCGGTGATCGCCGAGATCATCCAGCGCGCGAACCCCGACGTCCTGCTGCTGAACGAGTTCGACTACGTCGACGGCGACGTGGCGATCGACCTGTTCCGCAGCGACTACCTCGAGGTCGGCCAGAACGGCGCCGCACCGGTCGAGTACCCGTACGCGTTCGTCGCCCCGTCGAACACGGGCATCCCGAGCGGGTTCGACCTGAACAACGACGGGTTCGTCGGCGGTGGCGACGACGCATTCGGCTTCGGCTTCTTCCCCGGCCAGTACGGCATGGCCGTGCTCTCGAAGTACCCGATCGCGACCGACGACATCCGCACCTTCCAGCACTTCCTCTGGGCCGACATGCCGGGCGCGCTGCTGCCCGACGACCCGGCGACGGATGCCCCGGCCGACTGGTTCACCCCGGAGGAGCTCGACGTGGTGCGCCTGTCGAGCAAGTCGCACTGGGACGTGCCGATCGAGATCGGCAACGAGACGGTGCACGTGCTCGCGTCGCATCCGACGCCCCCGACCTTCGACGGCCCCGAGGACCGCAACGGGCGCCGCAACCACGACGAGATCCGGTTCTGGGCCGACTACGTGACGCCCGGCGCGAACGCCTACGTCTACGACGACGCCGGCACGACCGGAGGCCTGAACCCGAGCGAGCCGTTCGTGATCCTGGGCGACCAGAACGCCGACCCCTTCGACGGCGACTCGACCGACGACGCCATCGACCAGCTGCTCGGCAACCCGCGCATCGTGGACCCGATGCCGACGTCCGAGGGCGCGGTCGAGGCCGCGCTGCTGCAGGGCGGCGCCAACCTCGCCCACACCGGCGACCCGGCGACCGACACGGCCGACTTCAACGACAACCCGGCCCCGGGCAACCTGCGCGCCGACTACGTGCTGCCCTCGCGGAAGCTCGTCGTCGACGACGCCGGCGTGTTCTGGCCGGTCTCGAGCGACCCGCTGTCGGCGCTCACGGGAACCTTCCCGTTCCCGAGCAGCGACCACCGGCTGGTCTGGGTGGACCTGACCGTGCGCGGCTGA
- a CDS encoding ClpP family protease, whose product MSTYTIPYVVERRGNAERTVDVYSRLLSERIVYLGTEIDDGVANAVIAQLLHLEADGADRPVQLYVNSPGGSPQAALAIYDTMRHIRPDVATTCVGQAAGPAAVLLAGGTSGQRAILEHARVVLHQPSTQGRGTIPDLIIHADEVLRVRADLEEVLAAHTGRVVGTIREDTDRDLILTARQAVDYGIADHVVAARPRAALPA is encoded by the coding sequence ATGAGCACCTACACGATCCCCTACGTCGTCGAGCGCCGCGGCAACGCCGAGCGCACGGTCGACGTGTACAGCCGCCTGCTCTCCGAGCGCATCGTCTACCTCGGCACCGAGATCGACGACGGCGTCGCCAACGCCGTGATCGCCCAGCTGCTGCACCTCGAGGCCGACGGCGCCGACCGGCCCGTGCAGCTGTACGTCAACTCCCCCGGCGGCTCGCCGCAGGCGGCCCTGGCGATCTACGACACCATGCGGCACATCCGCCCCGACGTGGCGACCACGTGCGTCGGCCAGGCGGCGGGTCCGGCTGCGGTGCTGCTCGCCGGCGGCACATCCGGGCAGCGGGCGATCCTCGAGCACGCCCGCGTGGTGCTGCACCAGCCGTCGACCCAGGGGCGCGGCACCATTCCCGACCTCATCATCCACGCCGACGAGGTGCTGCGGGTGCGCGCCGACCTCGAGGAGGTGCTCGCGGCGCACACCGGGCGGGTGGTCGGCACGATCCGCGAGGACACGGATCGCGACCTGATCCTCACCGCACGGCAGGCCGTCGACTACGGCATCGCCGACCACGTGGTCGCGGCGCGACCGCGGGCGGCCTTGCCTGCGTGA
- a CDS encoding DUF805 domain-containing protein, translated as MTFGQSIQTVFRKYAEFEGRASRSEFWWWVVFYVLVLSATGLFGVIRFDYGGSAGSILSGLWTIGALLPSLAVTVRRLRDADYPWGHVFWYLLPIAGLIVLAALCAQPAKTDAPGVAPAPGAEPPAPPAPPAPPTPTPPAQP; from the coding sequence ATGACGTTCGGACAGTCCATCCAGACGGTGTTCCGCAAGTACGCCGAGTTCGAGGGGCGCGCGAGCCGCTCCGAGTTCTGGTGGTGGGTGGTGTTCTACGTGCTCGTGCTCTCGGCCACGGGGCTGTTCGGCGTCATCCGCTTCGACTACGGCGGCAGCGCCGGCAGCATCCTCTCGGGCCTCTGGACCATCGGCGCGCTGCTGCCCTCGCTCGCCGTCACGGTGCGCCGCCTGCGCGACGCCGACTACCCGTGGGGCCACGTGTTCTGGTACCTGCTGCCGATCGCGGGACTCATCGTGCTCGCCGCGCTCTGCGCGCAGCCCGCGAAGACGGATGCCCCCGGGGTCGCGCCCGCACCCGGCGCCGAGCCGCCGGCCCCGCCGGCGCCGCCCGCGCCCCCGACCCCGACGCCTCCCGCGCAGCCGTAG
- a CDS encoding 3-methyladenine DNA glycosylase gives MSTTAIAPTRAAAPARLDAVDWRAREQAHAARADALTADRRARVERGESHPIDDFLFTYYSYSPRVLRRWHPGRGVELADAADTPRTDWRWYAPGATPGSLVVDHAAMAREKAGLVGTVERMLRLTASRPGSFGCFGLHEWAMVYRQDAHRHDVPLRLGQRGTDAVVEAHELRCTHIDAFRFFTDEAVPRNRFAPTRDTQPALEQPGCLHAGMDVYKWAMKLGPLVPGELLLDAFELARDIRLLDMQASPYDMRAWGAEPVAIETPEGKAEYVRRQRGFAERSNALRARILAAAFDEPAAA, from the coding sequence GTGAGCACGACCGCGATCGCCCCGACGCGCGCCGCCGCCCCCGCGCGGCTCGACGCCGTCGACTGGCGCGCCCGCGAGCAGGCCCACGCGGCGCGCGCCGACGCGCTCACCGCCGACCGGCGTGCCCGGGTCGAGCGCGGCGAGTCGCATCCGATCGACGACTTCCTGTTCACCTACTACTCGTACTCGCCGCGCGTGCTGCGCCGTTGGCACCCGGGCCGCGGCGTCGAGCTGGCGGATGCCGCGGACACCCCGCGCACCGACTGGCGCTGGTACGCGCCCGGCGCGACGCCCGGGTCGCTCGTCGTCGACCACGCGGCGATGGCGCGCGAGAAGGCCGGCCTCGTCGGCACGGTCGAGCGGATGCTGCGCCTCACCGCATCCCGTCCGGGGTCGTTCGGCTGCTTCGGCCTGCACGAGTGGGCGATGGTCTACCGGCAGGACGCGCACCGCCACGACGTGCCGCTGCGGCTCGGGCAGCGCGGCACCGACGCGGTCGTCGAGGCGCACGAGCTGCGCTGCACGCACATCGACGCGTTCCGGTTCTTCACCGACGAGGCCGTGCCGCGCAACCGCTTCGCGCCGACGCGCGACACGCAGCCCGCCCTCGAGCAGCCGGGCTGCCTGCACGCCGGCATGGACGTCTACAAGTGGGCGATGAAGCTCGGCCCGCTCGTGCCGGGCGAGCTGCTGCTCGACGCGTTCGAGCTGGCCCGCGACATCCGCCTGCTCGACATGCAGGCCTCGCCGTACGACATGCGCGCGTGGGGCGCCGAGCCGGTCGCGATCGAGACGCCCGAGGGCAAGGCCGAGTACGTGCGGCGCCAGCGCGGCTTCGCCGAGCGGTCGAACGCGCTGCGCGCCCGCATCCTCGCCGCCGCGTTCGACGAGCCGGCCGCGGCGTGA
- a CDS encoding aldo/keto reductase has translation MKTIPFAGGALDVPNIVLGMMRIDDMSDEAVRELVRTGRDAGTNFIDHADVYGNDLHGCERRFAEAMQLTPSQRDELTIQTKAGIVREGPYFDFSYEHIMESVEGSLQALGTDRIDVLLLHRPDALVEPDEVARAFDELEAAGKVLRFGVSNHTPAQIELLKRSVRQPLVANQLQLSVTHAPLVMQGLAANMQGLDQSISRDVGLLDYCRLHDITVQAWSPFQAGFFTGVFLGSPDYPELNAVIDRLAAQYDVPPIAIATAWITRHPADMQVVLGTTTPERVAGAAQGSDLPLTRAEWYELIRAAGYVAP, from the coding sequence GACATGTCCGACGAGGCCGTGCGCGAGCTCGTCCGCACCGGCCGCGACGCCGGCACGAACTTCATCGACCACGCCGACGTCTACGGCAACGACCTCCACGGCTGCGAGCGCCGGTTCGCCGAGGCGATGCAGCTCACGCCGTCGCAGCGCGACGAGCTCACGATCCAGACCAAGGCCGGCATCGTGCGCGAGGGGCCGTACTTCGACTTCTCCTACGAGCACATCATGGAGTCGGTCGAGGGCTCCCTGCAGGCACTCGGCACCGACCGCATCGACGTGCTGCTGCTGCACCGGCCCGACGCGCTCGTCGAGCCCGACGAGGTCGCCCGCGCGTTCGACGAGCTCGAGGCCGCCGGCAAGGTGCTGCGCTTCGGCGTCTCGAACCACACGCCCGCCCAGATCGAGCTGCTGAAGCGATCGGTGCGGCAGCCGCTCGTCGCGAACCAGCTGCAGCTGTCGGTCACCCACGCGCCACTCGTCATGCAGGGGCTCGCGGCGAACATGCAGGGGCTCGACCAGTCAATCAGCCGCGACGTCGGGCTGCTCGACTACTGCCGCCTCCACGACATCACGGTGCAGGCGTGGTCGCCGTTCCAGGCCGGGTTCTTCACCGGCGTCTTCCTCGGCTCGCCCGACTACCCCGAGCTGAACGCGGTGATCGACCGCCTGGCCGCGCAGTACGACGTGCCGCCCATCGCGATCGCCACCGCGTGGATCACCCGGCACCCGGCCGACATGCAGGTGGTGCTCGGCACCACGACGCCCGAGCGCGTCGCCGGCGCGGCACAGGGCTCCGACCTGCCGCTGACCCGCGCCGAGTGGTACGAGCTCATCCGCGCGGCCGGGTACGTCGCGCCCTGA
- a CDS encoding LacI family DNA-binding transcriptional regulator, which produces MAGASIRDVAQHAGVSVGTVSNVLNRPGEVSAESIARVHRAIEELGYVRNDAARKLRAGTSTTVGFVVLDGQNPFFNDVVRGAEDEASKHNIAILYGNTDQDIARERLYLDLFEEQQVRGVLISPYDDVHTRLERLRQRGIPAVLVDRFSGDGRFSSVSVDSVAGGRMAVEHLIETGRRHIAYVGGPFDIHQVADRLAGARAAAENAVVPVELEVVATTELTVAEGAAAGARIIERPRGKRPDALFAANDLIALGLLQALVVEGRVLVPEEIAIIGFDDIAFAGAAAVPLSSMRQPSGMIGRTALRTLLEEANDPDSIPRQTVFQPELVVRRSTDPPRRR; this is translated from the coding sequence ATGGCAGGCGCGAGCATCAGGGACGTTGCTCAGCACGCAGGAGTCTCGGTCGGCACGGTCTCCAACGTGCTGAACCGCCCCGGCGAGGTGTCCGCCGAGTCCATCGCGCGCGTGCATCGCGCCATCGAGGAGCTCGGGTACGTGCGCAACGACGCCGCCCGAAAGCTGCGCGCGGGCACGAGCACGACGGTCGGCTTCGTCGTGCTCGACGGCCAGAACCCGTTCTTCAACGACGTCGTCCGCGGCGCGGAGGACGAGGCGTCCAAGCACAACATCGCGATCCTCTACGGCAACACCGACCAGGACATCGCGCGCGAGCGGCTCTACCTCGACCTGTTCGAGGAGCAGCAGGTGCGCGGCGTGCTGATCTCGCCGTACGACGACGTGCACACGCGCCTCGAGCGTCTGCGCCAGCGCGGCATCCCGGCCGTGCTCGTCGATCGCTTCAGCGGCGACGGGCGCTTCAGCTCGGTCTCGGTCGACAGCGTGGCGGGCGGCCGCATGGCCGTCGAGCACCTCATCGAGACGGGCCGACGGCACATCGCGTACGTCGGCGGGCCGTTCGACATCCACCAGGTCGCCGATCGCCTCGCCGGTGCGCGCGCGGCGGCCGAGAACGCCGTCGTCCCGGTCGAGCTCGAGGTGGTCGCGACGACCGAGCTGACCGTCGCGGAGGGCGCCGCGGCGGGCGCCCGCATCATCGAGCGGCCCCGCGGGAAGCGGCCCGACGCGCTGTTCGCCGCGAACGACCTCATCGCGCTCGGCCTGCTGCAGGCGCTCGTCGTCGAGGGTCGCGTCCTCGTGCCCGAGGAGATCGCGATCATCGGGTTCGACGACATCGCGTTCGCGGGTGCCGCGGCCGTCCCGCTCTCGTCGATGCGCCAGCCGAGCGGCATGATCGGGCGCACGGCGCTGCGCACGCTGCTCGAGGAGGCCAACGACCCTGACAGCATCCCCCGCCAGACCGTGTTCCAGCCCGAGCTCGTCGTGCGCCGCTCGACCGACCCGCCGCGCCGACGCTGA